In Halopseudomonas nanhaiensis, a single window of DNA contains:
- a CDS encoding alpha/beta fold hydrolase, whose amino-acid sequence MTEQHILHVNDIELSVHFSGPEDGKPVWLLHGFPECWYSWRHQIDALAAAGYRVCAPEMRGYGRTSAPQPVEAYDVITLCGDIQAAMDHLGHTRVAMIGHDWGALVAWHMALLEPERVQVVSGMSVPFGGRPKRPAIDMMREHFQDRFHYILYFQQPGRAEAELESDIPRTMRLVMHGLSESGSGNTLFGNKPADARWLDDRVDPGVPPQWCSQDAFNVYVETFERSGFRGPLNWYRNFGRNWERTADLAGRMIEQPALFLIGDGDPVGEMEAYTIKKMPSLIPRVEQHVFEDCGHWIQGEKPEQVNRYLLEFLKRTFT is encoded by the coding sequence ATGACCGAGCAGCACATCCTTCACGTCAACGATATCGAACTGAGCGTCCATTTCTCCGGCCCGGAGGACGGCAAGCCGGTATGGCTGCTGCACGGCTTTCCTGAATGCTGGTACTCCTGGCGGCATCAGATCGACGCTCTGGCGGCAGCAGGCTATCGCGTATGCGCGCCGGAGATGCGTGGATATGGCCGTACCAGCGCGCCGCAACCGGTTGAAGCCTATGATGTGATTACGCTGTGCGGCGACATCCAGGCCGCTATGGATCACCTCGGGCACACCCGGGTCGCCATGATCGGCCACGACTGGGGCGCACTGGTGGCCTGGCATATGGCGCTGCTCGAGCCCGAGCGGGTTCAGGTCGTTTCAGGCATGTCGGTGCCGTTCGGCGGTCGCCCGAAGCGCCCGGCCATCGACATGATGCGCGAACACTTCCAGGATCGCTTCCACTACATTCTCTACTTCCAGCAGCCCGGACGCGCCGAAGCGGAACTGGAGTCGGACATTCCCCGAACCATGCGTCTGGTCATGCACGGACTGTCCGAGAGTGGCAGCGGCAATACATTGTTCGGTAACAAACCAGCCGACGCGCGCTGGCTCGACGACCGCGTCGATCCGGGCGTGCCGCCGCAATGGTGTTCGCAGGACGCCTTCAATGTCTACGTCGAGACGTTCGAGCGCAGCGGCTTTCGCGGGCCGTTGAACTGGTACCGGAACTTCGGCCGCAATTGGGAGCGCACCGCAGATCTCGCCGGCCGCATGATCGAGCAACCCGCCCTGTTCCTGATCGGTGATGGGGACCCGGTAGGCGAAATGGAAGCCTACACGATCAAGAAGATGCCCTCACTGATACCCCGGGTCGAGCAGCATGTGTTCGAGGACTGCGGCCACTGGATTCAGGGCGAAAAGCCCGAGCAGGTCAATCGATACCTGCTCGAGTTCCTGAAGCGTACTTTTACCTGA
- a CDS encoding BLUF domain-containing protein produces the protein MTELVRIVYISRASFQPVSAEDGVEPTVARILAVSRRNNQRSGVVGMLHYGDACFFQCLEGERGKINSLYRRLQRDGRHTDLKVLVQEPIRRLSFPDWSMKFVPVDTHVRNLLEQHGFSTFDPYRFDHHLVERMLSLMQGSADPTQDDPVVAPSAPARSTMIVHAPQTQTGSAAPSGRWPLIISLLALGISLLSLLMSISRSGS, from the coding sequence ATGACAGAACTGGTCCGCATCGTTTACATCAGTCGCGCGAGCTTCCAGCCGGTATCGGCGGAAGACGGGGTGGAGCCGACCGTAGCGCGCATCCTTGCCGTGTCGCGGCGCAACAACCAGCGCAGCGGGGTGGTTGGCATGCTGCACTATGGCGACGCCTGCTTCTTCCAGTGCCTGGAAGGTGAACGCGGCAAGATCAACTCGCTGTACCGTCGACTGCAACGCGACGGCCGTCACACGGACCTGAAGGTGCTGGTACAGGAGCCGATTCGTCGACTCTCATTCCCCGACTGGTCGATGAAATTCGTCCCGGTCGATACCCACGTCAGAAATCTGCTTGAGCAGCATGGTTTCAGTACCTTTGATCCCTATCGCTTCGATCATCATCTTGTCGAGCGGATGCTCAGTCTTATGCAGGGCAGTGCTGATCCCACCCAGGATGATCCGGTGGTAGCGCCCTCCGCTCCGGCGCGTTCGACGATGATCGTTCACGCGCCACAGACCCAGACCGGAAGTGCCGCTCCGAGTGGGCGCTGGCCGCTAATCATCAGTCTGCTTGCGCTGGGCATCAGCCTGCTGAGTCTGCTGATGTCGATCAGCCGCAGCGGATCCTGA
- the ectA gene encoding diaminobutyrate acetyltransferase, translated as MTPITLRRPTDMDGSALNELVARCQPLDTNSVYCNLLQCTDFADTSIAAEHDGKLVGFISGYRPPARPDTLFVWQVAVDSSMRGQGLALKMLMGLIQRTASDGVRFLETTISPGNGASEALFAKAFRQLGVEPQTRVIFSRAQHFNGLHDDEVLYRAGPFTPATAQKNLNQETA; from the coding sequence TTGACACCCATTACGCTCCGCCGCCCTACCGATATGGACGGTTCTGCCCTGAACGAGCTGGTCGCACGTTGCCAACCGCTCGATACCAATTCGGTGTACTGCAACCTGCTGCAGTGCACGGACTTTGCGGATACGTCCATCGCCGCCGAACATGACGGCAAGCTGGTCGGCTTCATCTCCGGCTACCGTCCACCGGCACGCCCCGACACACTCTTCGTCTGGCAGGTGGCTGTCGACAGCAGCATGCGCGGCCAGGGGCTCGCGCTGAAAATGCTCATGGGCCTGATCCAGCGCACCGCCAGTGATGGCGTACGGTTTCTCGAAACCACCATTTCCCCCGGCAATGGCGCTTCCGAAGCGCTGTTCGCCAAGGCGTTCCGCCAGCTCGGCGTTGAACCCCAGACGCGGGTGATTTTCAGCCGCGCCCAACATTTCAATGGTCTGCATGATGACGAGGTGCTGTATCGCGCCGGCCCTTTTACACCTGCCACTGCCCAGAAAAATTTGAACCAGGAGACAGCATGA
- the speA gene encoding arginine decarboxylase: MSQRRSRKEDASAWTVADSRSVYGIRHWGAGYFNANDKGHVEVMPHGPSGGSIDLQNLVQQLRDSGLDLPLLVRFPDILQSRVRQLTGAFDRNIANMGYRSGYTALYPIKVNQQEAVVQNIIATENVSIGLEAGSKPELMAVLALAPKGGTIVCNGYKDREFIHLALVGQKLGHKVFIVIEKESEVRLVIEEAEKLGITPQVGLRVRLSSLASSKWADTGGEKSKFGLSAAQLLRVIDRFRAAGLEDGVRLLHFHMGSQIANLADYQHGFREAIRYFGELRALGMPVDHIDVGGGLGVDYDGTHSRNASSINYDVDEYAQTVVGMLKDFCDEQGLPHPHIFSESGRAMTAHHAVLIVQVTDVERHNDTVPPLENVEELPQVVRNLVGLLGQTDIEMVTETYWRATHYMADVGSQYAEGKLSLSEKALAEQCYFALCTRLHTLLKARQRSHRQVLDELNDKLADKYICNFSVFQSLPDTWAIAQVLPIMPLNRLDEEPLRRAVLQDLTCDSDGKIRHYVDEQSIENSLPVHELKEGEDYLLAIFMVGAYQEILGDMHNLFGDTDSVNVFLREDGRVVQGGIETHDTIEDMLRYVHIEPHELVTLYRDKVAGAKLSQTERTRYLDALRLGLTRSSYLNAEEGSA, encoded by the coding sequence GTGTCACAGCGACGTTCGCGCAAAGAGGATGCTTCCGCCTGGACCGTGGCCGACAGCCGCAGCGTCTATGGCATCCGGCATTGGGGCGCCGGATATTTCAATGCGAACGACAAGGGTCACGTCGAAGTCATGCCTCACGGGCCGAGCGGCGGCAGCATCGACCTTCAGAATCTGGTGCAGCAATTGCGCGACAGCGGACTGGATCTGCCGCTGCTGGTGCGCTTTCCCGATATTCTCCAGAGCCGGGTTCGGCAGCTGACCGGGGCGTTCGATCGAAACATTGCCAACATGGGTTATCGGAGTGGCTACACGGCGCTCTACCCGATCAAGGTCAATCAGCAGGAGGCGGTGGTGCAGAACATCATCGCCACCGAGAACGTCTCGATCGGTCTGGAAGCAGGCTCCAAGCCGGAGCTTATGGCGGTGCTCGCTCTGGCACCCAAGGGCGGCACCATCGTCTGCAACGGTTACAAGGATCGCGAATTCATTCACCTCGCGCTGGTGGGGCAGAAGCTCGGCCACAAGGTGTTCATCGTGATCGAAAAGGAGTCGGAAGTTCGACTGGTCATCGAGGAAGCTGAGAAGCTCGGAATTACGCCTCAGGTGGGCTTGCGGGTGCGCCTGTCCTCGCTGGCTTCGAGCAAGTGGGCTGACACCGGCGGCGAGAAGTCCAAGTTCGGTCTGTCCGCCGCCCAGCTGCTGCGGGTGATCGATCGCTTCCGGGCCGCCGGACTCGAGGATGGTGTGCGGCTTTTGCACTTTCACATGGGCTCGCAGATTGCGAACCTGGCCGATTATCAGCACGGGTTCCGCGAAGCGATCCGCTACTTCGGCGAGCTGCGGGCGCTGGGCATGCCGGTGGATCATATCGATGTCGGCGGCGGGCTGGGCGTGGACTATGACGGTACGCACTCGCGCAACGCCAGCTCGATCAACTACGACGTTGACGAGTACGCGCAGACAGTGGTGGGCATGCTCAAGGACTTCTGTGACGAACAGGGCCTGCCCCATCCGCACATCTTCTCCGAAAGTGGCCGCGCCATGACGGCGCACCATGCGGTGCTGATCGTTCAGGTCACCGATGTGGAACGGCATAACGACACGGTGCCGCCGCTGGAAAATGTCGAAGAGTTGCCGCAGGTAGTGCGCAACCTTGTCGGGCTGCTTGGTCAGACCGACATCGAGATGGTGACCGAAACCTACTGGCGCGCGACCCACTACATGGCCGATGTGGGTTCACAGTATGCCGAGGGCAAGCTGTCGCTGTCGGAAAAGGCCCTTGCCGAGCAGTGTTACTTTGCCCTGTGCACCCGCCTGCACACGCTGCTCAAGGCGCGCCAGCGTTCGCACCGTCAGGTGCTCGATGAACTCAATGACAAGCTGGCCGACAAGTACATCTGCAACTTCTCGGTGTTCCAGAGCCTGCCGGATACCTGGGCGATTGCTCAGGTGCTGCCCATCATGCCGCTGAACCGTCTGGATGAAGAGCCACTGCGCCGCGCGGTGCTGCAGGATCTGACCTGCGATTCGGACGGCAAGATTCGTCACTATGTGGATGAGCAGAGTATCGAAAACAGTCTGCCGGTTCATGAACTGAAGGAAGGCGAGGACTATCTGTTGGCCATTTTCATGGTCGGTGCGTATCAGGAAATTCTGGGCGACATGCACAACCTGTTCGGTGATACCGACTCGGTGAATGTCTTCCTGCGCGAGGATGGGCGCGTGGTGCAGGGTGGCATCGAAACCCACGATACCATCGAGGACATGTTGCGCTACGTGCACATCGAGCCGCACGAGCTGGTCACGCTGTACCGGGACAAGGTGGCAGGGGCCAAGCTGAGCCAGACCGAACGCACCCGTTACCTGGATGCGTTGCGTCTCGGCCTGACTCGCTCGTCCTATCTCAACGCGGAGGAAGGCAGCGCTTAA
- a CDS encoding SDR family NAD(P)-dependent oxidoreductase, translating to MQPIDLSGKRILLTHSDAFMGPALHQMFKRCGAEVIAAEGALTGPGEAQAVVRQAGRIDALVANLGVPAPNTPAVDVEDDEWRLMFSQMVDPLQRLVRAALPTMIERKSGKILLMGSASALRGIKRASSYSAARGAQLAYIRSVALEAAPHNVQINAIAQNFVDNPTYFPEEIQANPAFQARLKREVPLGRLVSAEEDASFAAYLCSDAADCFVGQIFPVCGGWAD from the coding sequence ATGCAACCGATCGATCTTTCAGGCAAACGTATTCTGCTCACGCATTCTGATGCGTTCATGGGCCCAGCTCTGCACCAGATGTTCAAACGCTGCGGCGCAGAGGTCATTGCTGCCGAAGGAGCACTGACCGGCCCTGGCGAAGCGCAGGCGGTTGTCCGGCAGGCCGGCCGAATCGATGCGCTGGTGGCCAACCTCGGCGTACCTGCACCGAACACCCCGGCAGTCGACGTCGAGGACGACGAGTGGCGCCTGATGTTCAGCCAGATGGTCGACCCGCTCCAGCGGCTGGTACGCGCGGCGCTGCCGACGATGATCGAGCGCAAGTCCGGCAAGATATTGTTGATGGGCAGTGCTTCAGCGCTACGCGGCATCAAGCGTGCCTCCAGCTATAGCGCCGCGCGGGGTGCGCAGCTTGCGTATATCCGTTCGGTGGCGCTGGAAGCGGCGCCGCACAATGTGCAGATCAATGCGATCGCACAGAACTTCGTCGACAATCCGACGTATTTCCCCGAAGAGATTCAGGCCAATCCTGCCTTCCAGGCCAGACTCAAGCGTGAAGTACCGCTCGGCCGCCTGGTATCTGCCGAAGAGGATGCCTCGTTCGCTGCCTACCTGTGCAGCGATGCAGCCGACTGCTTCGTTGGGCAGATCTTCCCCGTGTGTGGCGGGTGGGCTGACTGA
- a CDS encoding hotdog fold domain-containing protein: MSNENAAVAHSLTIASRFCGPPDSGNGGYVAGLLAREMSGQCQVTLHAPPPLDRPLSLVSAGDGLQLRDGDRLLASARPYQLVMDVPPPPTQDEASQAQQHFVGIVHHDLPGCFVCGPNREPCDGLRIFAGPLGAAQGNVAALWTPDATLTAADGYVASEYIWAALDCPGFFAVRPVSGLALLGRFAARLLVPVPAGDTLTVAGWALRHDGRKHQAGTALFRSDGALVAFAEATWISIPAR; this comes from the coding sequence ATGTCGAACGAGAACGCCGCAGTCGCACACAGCCTGACCATTGCCTCGCGGTTCTGCGGGCCGCCTGATAGCGGCAACGGTGGATACGTGGCCGGACTGTTGGCGCGCGAAATGTCAGGCCAATGCCAGGTCACGCTCCATGCACCGCCCCCTCTGGATCGTCCGCTTTCGCTGGTTAGCGCGGGCGATGGTTTGCAGCTGCGCGATGGCGATCGGCTGCTGGCCAGTGCGCGACCCTATCAGCTGGTGATGGACGTGCCTCCACCGCCCACCCAGGACGAGGCAAGCCAGGCCCAGCAGCACTTCGTCGGCATCGTCCATCATGATCTGCCAGGGTGCTTCGTCTGCGGCCCGAACCGCGAGCCCTGCGATGGCCTGCGTATCTTCGCTGGGCCGCTGGGCGCTGCACAGGGGAACGTTGCTGCATTGTGGACGCCGGATGCGACGCTCACTGCCGCGGACGGATACGTCGCCAGCGAATACATCTGGGCAGCGCTGGATTGCCCCGGTTTCTTCGCCGTGCGCCCGGTTTCCGGCCTGGCACTGCTGGGGCGCTTCGCAGCCAGGTTGCTGGTGCCGGTGCCGGCGGGAGACACGCTGACGGTAGCCGGCTGGGCACTCCGTCATGATGGTAGAAAGCATCAGGCCGGCACTGCCCTCTTTCGCTCCGACGGTGCGCTGGTCGCGTTCGCTGAAGCGACCTGGATCAGCATCCCGGCCCGCTGA
- the ectB gene encoding diaminobutyrate--2-oxoglutarate transaminase: MNTFEQFEKHESGIRSYCRSFPVIFKQARGAELITREGKHYIDFLAGAGTLNYGHNNPVLKKALIEYLENDGLTHGLDMYSEAKERFLETFHRVILEPRALGDYVVQFTGPTGANSVEAALKLARKVTGRSNVISFTNGFHGVTVGALATTGNGHHRGAAGVPLTDVSRMPYANYFGDKVNTIAMMDKLLSDPSSGIDKPAAVIVEVVQGEGGLNAASADWMRKLEKLCRKHEMLLIADDIQAGCGRTGTFFSFEEMGIKPDIITLSKSLSGFGLPFAIVVMRRELDQWEPGEHNGTFRGNNHAFVTAAAAIEHFWTNDEFAKSVQAKGKIIRDRMQKIVRKYGPDSLFVKGRGMMLGISCPDGDTAAAICREAFEMGLVIETSGNHSQVVKCLCPLIISEEQIDQAMSILDKAFGKVMGDSVANQAS; this comes from the coding sequence ATGAACACCTTCGAACAGTTCGAAAAACACGAGTCCGGTATTCGCAGCTATTGCCGTTCCTTCCCTGTGATCTTCAAGCAGGCGCGCGGTGCGGAACTGATCACTCGCGAAGGCAAGCATTACATCGACTTCCTCGCCGGTGCGGGCACTCTGAACTACGGGCACAACAACCCCGTGCTGAAGAAGGCGCTCATCGAGTATCTGGAGAACGACGGCCTGACCCACGGCCTGGACATGTACTCGGAAGCCAAGGAGCGCTTCCTGGAGACTTTCCATCGCGTCATCCTCGAGCCGCGCGCACTGGGTGACTACGTCGTCCAGTTCACCGGACCGACTGGCGCAAACTCCGTCGAGGCGGCGCTCAAGCTCGCTCGCAAGGTCACTGGTCGCAGCAACGTCATCAGCTTTACCAACGGTTTTCATGGTGTGACTGTCGGTGCGCTCGCCACTACCGGTAACGGCCACCACCGCGGCGCTGCCGGGGTACCGCTCACCGACGTCAGCCGGATGCCGTATGCCAACTACTTCGGCGACAAGGTCAACACCATTGCAATGATGGACAAGCTGTTGAGCGATCCGAGCAGCGGCATCGACAAGCCCGCAGCCGTGATCGTCGAAGTCGTTCAGGGCGAAGGTGGCCTGAATGCCGCGTCGGCCGACTGGATGCGCAAGCTCGAGAAGCTTTGCCGCAAGCATGAGATGTTGCTGATTGCCGACGATATTCAGGCTGGCTGCGGCCGTACAGGCACGTTTTTCAGCTTCGAGGAAATGGGCATCAAGCCGGACATCATCACGTTGTCCAAGTCGCTCAGCGGCTTCGGTCTGCCCTTCGCCATCGTGGTCATGCGCCGCGAACTGGACCAGTGGGAGCCGGGCGAGCACAACGGCACCTTCCGCGGAAACAACCACGCGTTCGTCACCGCCGCCGCCGCCATCGAGCACTTCTGGACGAATGACGAATTCGCCAAAAGCGTTCAGGCCAAGGGCAAGATCATCCGTGATCGCATGCAGAAGATCGTCCGCAAATATGGTCCTGATTCTCTGTTCGTAAAGGGCCGCGGCATGATGCTCGGCATCAGCTGCCCGGATGGTGATACCGCTGCGGCTATCTGCCGTGAAGCCTTCGAGATGGGCCTGGTCATCGAGACCAGCGGAAACCATAGCCAGGTCGTGAAGTGCCTCTGCCCGCTGATCATCAGCGAAGAGCAGATTGACCAGGCGATGTCCATCCTGGACAAGGCGTTCGGCAAGGTTATGGGCGACAGCGTCGCCAATCAGGCTTCTTGA
- a CDS encoding S8 family peptidase: MQRLSFHARPVCLAALLASTPLVLFPIIAHAQSANVATSTAYTNVLSQDQVRSLVEAAGRSDTALRQQAGELMSQGDAIARSVYVETQGLISADQSAMLEQMLEQRLARTPERSAGMQADRRTLGWIAGGGLVIGIAAAAAGGGGGGGGGGSDPAPTPTPPPEGGDDQPVTEQPGDGSLPVLTPPSDTPVPDQPITGDPGALPDPGPLPGDDESAKSTPLTREHFNTGGYELTYGHVAHDRGFTGSGERIAIIDSGVNSSHRELQGQIVGHYNVLTGTTTEADGQDSGGHGSHVAGTLVARQDDFGVVGYAHGAQLLNVRFSDANDNITATDAQLASGFAWARANGATWFNNSWGIDATVAEFSRGEVEAYFPNLRAEWQAGAQADRIYVWATGNEGLNQPLVFAAMPQLYPELQYNWVAVTSVDSDTGVLSDFANACGDAAAWCVAAPGTDIISSYVGGDDAYAIASGTSMAAPAVTGGLAVISQAFPTLAPEQVVQRLLVTANKEGIYANQSFYGQGLMDLERATRPVGGLTVVSDSGDVLSVDESALVLGGAFGYDNPLSSLQVMATDSLEAGFSVDLGEQVSQRRYRYDTHQAWQRLGRSWQSQGEGHHTLSWTAGTVGGSNSQVMHFNQGAGRTISMGQVDDLDMLEARRSWAGFSQLDATLSSPLWLQQPGEQTLAVRQRLPLGSFSVDLTSTANALRQGVSAGLNLPTIAGYMPRLEAGYVRSEDGLFDSHGRGAFDLDDVSQTLFAGVRGELQQGAVTFGHAAYIGQSQADAKGLFSDLGTVTTSSWLFAGRYALDKSTLGVVLQQPLRVESADTRINVATGYAGNLFDMQTVTLDLTPDGRQINLEAFWQKPVWKDSDVKLSWLGIREPGHQAQAGPMQVFMAQWQQRF; this comes from the coding sequence ATGCAGAGATTGAGCTTTCACGCCCGCCCCGTTTGTCTTGCTGCCCTGCTCGCCAGTACCCCCCTTGTTCTGTTTCCGATCATCGCGCACGCGCAAAGCGCGAATGTTGCAACCTCGACCGCCTATACCAACGTGTTGAGCCAGGATCAGGTGCGCAGCCTGGTCGAGGCAGCCGGCCGTTCTGATACCGCGCTGCGCCAACAGGCCGGCGAACTGATGTCGCAGGGAGATGCGATCGCCCGGTCGGTATACGTGGAGACACAGGGCCTGATCAGCGCTGACCAGTCCGCCATGCTCGAGCAGATGCTCGAGCAGCGCCTGGCACGGACCCCTGAACGCTCAGCCGGCATGCAGGCGGACCGGCGTACGCTTGGCTGGATCGCAGGCGGCGGGCTGGTCATCGGTATTGCCGCTGCGGCGGCGGGTGGTGGCGGGGGCGGTGGTGGCGGGGGCAGCGATCCAGCTCCGACGCCGACTCCGCCTCCTGAAGGAGGCGATGACCAGCCTGTCACCGAACAGCCCGGCGACGGCTCGCTTCCCGTGCTGACTCCGCCGTCCGACACCCCTGTGCCTGATCAGCCGATTACCGGCGATCCGGGCGCCCTGCCTGATCCGGGCCCCCTCCCCGGCGATGACGAATCAGCCAAGTCGACTCCGCTGACGCGCGAGCACTTCAATACAGGCGGCTACGAGCTGACCTACGGGCACGTTGCTCACGACCGCGGTTTTACAGGCAGTGGCGAGCGCATCGCGATCATCGACAGCGGCGTTAACTCCAGCCACCGGGAGCTGCAGGGCCAGATTGTCGGGCATTACAACGTTCTGACGGGCACCACGACTGAGGCCGATGGGCAGGACAGCGGCGGTCACGGTAGTCACGTGGCCGGGACATTGGTAGCCCGCCAGGACGACTTCGGCGTGGTTGGTTATGCACATGGCGCGCAGCTGCTGAACGTCCGCTTCAGCGACGCCAACGACAACATCACCGCGACCGATGCCCAGCTGGCCAGCGGCTTCGCCTGGGCACGCGCCAATGGCGCCACCTGGTTCAACAACAGCTGGGGGATCGACGCGACCGTCGCCGAATTCAGTCGCGGAGAGGTGGAGGCGTATTTCCCCAACCTGCGCGCAGAATGGCAGGCCGGAGCGCAGGCTGACCGGATCTATGTCTGGGCCACCGGCAACGAAGGTCTGAACCAGCCCCTGGTCTTTGCTGCGATGCCGCAACTGTATCCGGAACTTCAGTACAACTGGGTCGCGGTAACCAGTGTCGACTCCGATACCGGCGTACTCAGCGACTTTGCCAATGCATGCGGTGACGCTGCAGCCTGGTGCGTAGCCGCGCCGGGAACCGACATCATCTCCAGCTATGTTGGTGGTGACGACGCCTACGCCATCGCCTCCGGAACCTCAATGGCCGCCCCGGCGGTGACCGGCGGCCTCGCCGTCATCAGCCAGGCGTTTCCGACCCTGGCGCCGGAACAGGTGGTACAGCGCCTGCTGGTCACGGCCAACAAGGAGGGCATCTATGCCAACCAGAGTTTCTACGGCCAGGGTCTGATGGACCTGGAGCGGGCCACGCGTCCCGTCGGCGGACTGACTGTGGTCAGTGATTCCGGAGACGTGCTGTCGGTAGACGAATCTGCGCTGGTGCTGGGCGGTGCCTTCGGCTACGACAACCCGCTCTCCAGTCTGCAGGTCATGGCGACCGACTCACTGGAAGCGGGCTTCAGTGTCGATCTGGGTGAGCAGGTCAGCCAGCGACGCTATCGCTACGACACCCATCAGGCATGGCAGCGACTCGGACGTAGCTGGCAGAGCCAGGGCGAAGGTCACCACACGCTCAGCTGGACCGCCGGAACCGTAGGCGGATCCAACAGCCAGGTGATGCATTTCAACCAGGGCGCAGGCCGCACCATCAGCATGGGCCAGGTGGATGATCTGGATATGCTTGAGGCGCGCCGCAGCTGGGCCGGCTTCAGTCAACTGGACGCCACGCTCTCCTCTCCCTTGTGGCTGCAACAGCCCGGCGAGCAGACCTTGGCGGTCCGCCAGCGGCTCCCGCTGGGGAGTTTCAGCGTGGATCTGACCAGCACGGCAAATGCGCTTCGCCAGGGTGTGTCGGCCGGCTTGAATCTGCCGACGATCGCCGGCTATATGCCGCGGCTTGAAGCAGGTTACGTGCGCAGCGAGGACGGGCTGTTCGACAGCCACGGGCGCGGCGCCTTCGATCTAGACGATGTCAGCCAGACGCTGTTCGCCGGCGTTCGCGGTGAGCTGCAACAGGGGGCAGTTACCTTCGGTCACGCCGCGTACATTGGTCAGAGTCAGGCCGACGCCAAAGGTCTGTTCAGCGATCTGGGCACGGTGACCACCAGCAGCTGGCTGTTTGCAGGACGCTACGCCCTTGATAAATCAACGCTGGGCGTCGTGCTGCAGCAACCATTGCGCGTCGAGTCTGCCGACACCCGTATCAACGTTGCGACCGGCTACGCCGGGAACCTCTTCGATATGCAGACGGTGACGCTCGACCTGACGCCAGATGGCCGGCAGATCAACCTGGAAGCGTTCTGGCAGAAGCCTGTGTGGAAAGACAGCGATGTGAAGCTGTCCTGGCTCGGCATTCGCGAACCAGGGCATCAGGCGCAGGCTGGACCCATGCAGGTCTTCATGGCCCAGTGGCAGCAGCGCTTTTAA